A region from the Canis lupus dingo isolate Sandy chromosome 9, ASM325472v2, whole genome shotgun sequence genome encodes:
- the LOC112655674 gene encoding calmodulin-1-like, with protein sequence MLLGLCGRFSETGSACSMADQLTEEQIAEFKEAFSLFDKDGDGTITTKELGTVMRSLGQNPTEAKLQDMINEVDADGNGTIDFPEFLTMMARKMKDTDSEEEIREAFRVFDKDGNGYISAAELRHVMTNLGEKLTDEEVDEMIREPDIDGDGQVNYEEFVQMMTAK encoded by the coding sequence atgcttttaggGTTGTGTGGCCGCTTCTCGGAGACCGGTAGCGCTTGCAGCATGGCTGACCAACTGACTGAGGAGCAGATTGCAGAATTCAAAGAAGCCTTTTCACTATTTGACAAGGATGGTGATGGAACTATAACAACAAAGGAATTGGGAACTGTAATGAGGTCTCTTGGGCAGAATCCCACAGAAGCAAAGTTACAGGACATGATTAATGAAGTAGATGCTGATGGAAATGGCACAATTGACTTCCCGGAATTTCTGACAATGatggcaagaaaaatgaaagacacagacagtgaagaagaaattagagaagCATTCCGTGTGTTTGATAAGGATGGCAATGGCTATATTAGTGCAGCAGAGCTTCGCCATGTGATGACAAACCTGGGAGAGAAGTTAACAGATGAAGAGGTTGATGAAATGATCAGGGAACCAGATATTGATGGTGATGGTCAAGTAAACTATGAAGAGTTTGTACAAATGATGACAGCAAAGTGA